From Streptomyces sp. SAI-135:
ACTCGACCAGCGCGACCAGCGCGTCCACGTCGGCGTCGGTGGCGTCACGGAAGGTGAGGCCGGCGGTGGTCTCCATGGGGCGCATCTCCACTTCGGGGGCACGACTCGGGCACGGACGAGGGTAACGCCCCGGATAGGCTCGCCCGCATGGTGCACGTACTGAGCGGCCGCGTCCTGCTGCGGCCCACGGATCCGGAGCGCTCCCGAGTCTTCTACGGCGACCAGCTGGGCCTGGCGGTGTACCGCGAGTTCGGTACGGGACCGGAGCGGGGCACCGTGTACTTCCTCGGCGGCGGCTTCCTGGAGCTCTCCGGACGCTCCGACGCTCCCCCCGCCGCGGACGTCCGGCTCTGGCTCCAGGTCGCGGACGTCACCGCGGCGCACGAGGAACTGCGCGCCAAGGGCGTCGACATCGTGCGGCCGCCGGTGCGGGAGCCGTGGGGGCTGGTCGAGATGTGGGTGGCGGACCCGGACGGCACACCGATCGTGCTGGTGGAGGTGCCGGCGGACCACCCGATCCGGTACCGGCCCGGAATCTGACCGCACAGAGCGCGACGCCGTCCGGTAGCGGTCCTGAACCTGACCGCACCCCGCGCGACGCCGTCCCGTTCGCCGACTCGGATATGCTCCGCCGACCGTCGTGGCCCCAGGGCGTCGAGCAGTGGAGGAGCACATGAGCGTGGACCTGGACGCCCCGGCCTGGCGAAGACAGCGATGGGCCGCCAGAACGTCCCTTTCAGCGGCCGCCCTCGCGGTCCTGCTCCCCCTCGCGCACGGCGGCCTCGGCGGCGTTCTGCTGCTGGCGGCCGGGCTCGCGGGCGCGGCCGTCACGGCGGCGGCCCTGTGGTGGACGCTGACCCGGCGCGGACCGGAGCGCTGGCTGGCCGCGGGGCTCGCGGTCGTCGTCCCCGTCCTTGTCCTCGTGCTGTTCGTGGTCACCCTCGGGTGGGTGCTGCTGCTGTCACCGGTGCTGTGGAGCGTGGCGGTGTGGAGCGGGCGGTACGCGCTGCGCAGTACCGGCACCCGTCCGAAACGTATGAAGGAGCACCGGGCGCGGTCAGTGCGACGGCCCGTGCTGATCATGAACCCGCGCTCCGGGGGCGGCAAGGTCGAGCAGTTCCGGCTGCGGGAGAAGGCCGAACGCCTGGGCGCACGGGTCGTGCTGCTCGATCCGCAGCAGCACCAGGACGTGACCGCGCTGGCACGGGCGGCCGTGGCGGAGGGCGCGGACCTGCTCGGCGTCGCGGGCGGCGACGGTACCCAGGCGCTGGTCGCCGCCGTCGCCGCGGAACACGACCTGCCCTTCCTCGTCATCTCCGCCGGCACCCGCAACCACTTCGCCATGGACCTCGGCCTCGACCGCACCGACCCCGCGACCTGCCTCGACGCGCTCACCGACGGGGTGGAACTGCGGGTGGACCTCGGCTTCGTGGCGGACCGTCCGTTCGTCAACAACGCCTCGTTCGGCGCGTACGCGGCGGTCGTCCAGAGTCCCGCCTACCGCGACGACAAGATCGGCACCACCCTGGAGCTCCTGCCCGATCTGCTCACCCGTCAGCGCGGTCCGCATCTGACCGCGCGGATCGAGGCGACCACGATCGACGGCCCGCAGGCCGTGCTGGTGAGCAACAACGCCTACCGCACCGGGGACCCCGTGGGCCTCGGCCGCCGCGAGCGGCTCGACTCCGGGCTGCTCGGCATCCTCGGTGTCCGGGTGGACAGCGCGGCCGAGGCGGCGGCACTGCTGCTCGACCCCGATCCGGAGGGTCTCGCCGTCCTGTCCGCACGAGAAGTGGTGGTCGACGCCGACCGTCCGGAGATCGAGGTCGGCGTCGACGGCGAGGCCCTGGTGCTGCCCACGCCGGTCCACTGCCGTATCGCGCCCGGGGCGCTCCGCGTGCGCGTCCCGCGGAAGCGGCCGGGCGTGCCGGCGGCCCACCCCCGGCTGAACTGGCGCCGGTTGCGCAAGCTGGCGGCACCGGCCCGCCGGGGGTGACCCGGAACCCTGGGGGGACCGAGCGGCCCACGGAGTCAGCGCGCGTCGGCCTCCGTGGGGGCGAGCGGGGTCACCGTGACCTGGTCGATGACGGGGGCGTGGGCGGAGCGTCGGCCGTACGCGTTTGTGGTGTCGCCGGCGAAGTCGGGGAGTTCGTCGGCGGTGAAGGTGACCGTGTTGAGGCCGGGGCGCAGGGTGACCGGTACGGACAGGTTCCAGAAGTTGTTGAAGTGGAAGGTGGTGGGGAACAGGACGCGCCGCGCGGGGCCGCCGTTGACGCGGACGTCGGCGTGGCGGCAGACCGGGTCCGGGTTGTAGTGGGTGGACGGGGGCTGCTCTCCGTTGGAGTAGCGGATCGTCAGCGCGTGGCGTCCGGCGCGGTCCGCCGTGACCGTGAGGGTGAGTGCGTTCGCGGGTCCGGCGCCGACGCCGTCGACCGCCTTGCCGCCCGTGGCGTACGGGTGTCCGCTCACCCTGGCCGCGCCGGTCAGGACGCCCTCCTCGGCCGCGTAGGCGGTGCTGGGCAGCAGACCGCGCGAGGGGGCGATCCGCAGCCGGTCCACGATCAGCCGGTCCGAAGTCCCGGTGACCGTGACCTTGTTGACGCCTCCGGCGAGGAAGAGCGGCACGGCGCCGCGCTCGACGCGTCCGACCTCCTCGCCGTTGACGCTCACCACGCCCTCCCCGGGTCCGAGCACGTCGACGGTCACGGAGGCCTCACCGTCGTCGTCCGCGTACGCCCAGAAGGTGACCGTGCCGCCCCGCGGGAGCACGGCGACTCCGGGCCCCGAGGCACCGCGGTGCGCGTGGCTGACCCGGGCCCCGCCGCCGAGGTGCGCGAACTCGGCGTCGTACAGGGCGGTCTCGTCCTCCTCGCGCAGCACGACGTCCAGCTTGTCGACGGCCGCGTCGCCCTGGGTGACCCCGAGGTCGGGGTCCCGGGCCGCGAGGGTGACGCGGTGGCGGCCCGCGGTCAGCTCCACCCGGGTGTCGGTGTGCCCCCACACCGCCCGCTTGTAGCCGAGCGGGAGCCGCAGTTCGCGCGGGTCCTCGCCGTCCACGCGCAGGAAGACGTTGGTGGGACCCTGCTCGCGCACCAGGTCGGCGAGGTTGTGGGAGCCCGCGAACACCATCAGGTCGTACGTCCCGTCCCGCGGGACCTCGACGTCGAAGGCGAGCACACCGTCGGAGCCGGTGCGCAGCCCGCCCACGTGGTAGCCGCCGGAGGTGGCGAACCGGTCGACGGCGGACGGTGAGCCCTCGGGCCCGTTCTTCGAGTAACCGCCGCCCGTGTAGGCCGCGTCCTCGGCCTCGTACGTCCGACTCCAGCGCACCGCGGGCGGCAGGGCCGCGGCTCCGTTGCCGCCCGGAGACAGGATCACCTGGTAGGCGGACATCGCGTCGAGGCCGGCCAGGGTCAGCGTCACCTTGCCGTCCCGTACCGGGAGTTCCTCGTCCCGCAGCCGCAACGGCGGTGCGCTCGAACCCACCTGTCCGGTCCAGGGGATCTCCACGGCACGCGCGTGGACCACGGTCCCGAACACCTCCGCGCAGACGCCGTCGAACTCGATGTCCGCGGTACCGCCCGCACCCCCGAACAGCGCTCTGGCCTGGCGCTTCTCCCGGTCGAGGGTGGCCACGCCCTGCAGCGTGTACTGCACGTCGGGGTGCGGGGCGAGGACCCGGACGGTGTTCCCGGTCAGCTGTCCGTAGGCGTTGTAGAGCCACCACTGGCCGTTGGCCTTGTTCGCCTCCACCGCCGAGTCGTTGAGATTGCCGGCGATGTTCCAGTAGGCGAGGTCGGCGTCGACCTTCCACTCCTCGATCGCGGCGATCCACTGGATCATCTGACCGGGGACCGACACGTGGTAGTTGTGCGCGTACTCGTTGATGTTGACGGGCAGCGGACCGATGCCCAACGCGCGTTCCATTTCACGGTACTTGGCGATGTCGGTGCGGACCTCGGCGGGCGAGGACAGCTCGTGCCAGGTGACGATGTCGGGCAGCACGTCGTGCGCCTTCGCGAACTCCAGGAAGTCCCTGACCTCGGGGTAGAGCGCACAGGTGTTGGGTCCGGCCACCCGGGCGTCCGGGTCGAGGCCCTTGATGAGGCGGTGGGCGGCCTCCCACGCGGCGAAGTACGGGCCGGGTCCGGTCCGCCAGTCGACCCCGTCGTAGCTCCACTTGCCCTCGCCGAACATGTTGCCCTCGGGCTCGTTGAACGGCACGTACACGACGTGTGACTTCAACTCCCCCAGGGTCTGCACGAGTTCGACCTGACGGCGGATCACGTCCAGGTGCCCGGCGAGCCGCTCGGCACCGGTGGCACCCGGCCACTCGTACGGAAAACCCCGGTAGAAGTCGGGCAGGTAGACGTAGACGTCCTTGCCGCCCGCCGCGACGAAGGGCGGCAGGATCTCCAGGGCGTCGCCGCCCGGATGCTGGATGCCGTCCTGGGCCTTGGTCGTCACCGTCCGCGGGTACATGCCCTCGACCACGACACGGCTGGGCACTCCGTCGCCGTAGAGTCCGTAGAGCGTGCCGCTCGCTCCCCCGTGGAAGGGGCCGGTCTCGGTGCCGAGGTCGATGGTGAGCTTCTCTCGGGCGGGGCCTTCGGCAGCCACGGCATCCATCCTTCGTTCGACATTCCGTACGACAGTCGATGATCCGCATCGACCGGGACGAACGTAGGAAGCGCGAACGGACCCCGTCAACAGGCAGCGGGTTCCGAAACGTCCGAAACCGCAGGTCGCGGGGTCAGGCGCGCAGCACGCCCAGGCTGCCCTCCAGCCGGCCGAGCAGCTCTCCCAGCCGCGCGGCGAGTTCGTCCCGCGCCTCGGGGGTCAGGACGGACAGGACGGCCGTCTCGTACGCCAGTTGCTCGGGCAGGATGCCGTCGACGAGTTCTCGGCCGGCCTCGGTGAGCCGGACGTGGGCGACGCGTCGGTCGCGGGTGTCGCCCCGGCGCTCCACCAGCCCGCGTTCGGTGAGCTGCTTGAGGCGCTTGGTGACGGCGGCCCCGGAGGAGAAGGTCTCGCGGGCCAGGTCGCCGGGGGTCAGTTCGTGGCCGGTGCGGCGCAGGGCGCCCAGCAGGTCGAACTCGGGGCGGCTGAGCCCGGCCCGGCGCAGCGGGGCGTCCTCGGCCTGCTGGAGGAGGGCGGCACAGCGGTTGACGCGGCCGATGATCTCCATGGGGCCGGTGTCGAGGCCCGGGTGGACGGTCTGCCACTGCCGGACGACGGCGGCGACGGTGTCGTGTCTCGTCGGGTCCGCCGGTCGACCGTTCGGTGCCGTCATGGGCGTTCGTCCTCCGCTCTGTGGTACCGGATCGTCGCGGCGAGCGTACGGTGTGCGGCCTGCTCGGTGCGCACGACCCTCTCCTGGGGCAGGGCGCGCTGCCACCATTCGCCGGACGCGGCCTCCACGCAGGCCCTCAGGTCGACCAGGGCGGTGGCGAGGGCGCGGCGGGCGGAGTCGAGCGCGCCGGGCGCGGGGTGCGGCTCGGACAGGAGGCGGGCGGTGTGTTCCCGGGCGCGCTCCACGGCGGCCAGCGACTGCTCCACCCGGTCGCCCGCGCGCCGGTTGGTGACGGCCACGGCGGCGGCGAATCCGACGAGCGCTCCGACGAGGGTGTCCAGGACCCGCTCGGTGATCAGCCGGCCGGGCTCCTGATGTCCGGCGAACTCGGTGATGAGCAGGGCCATGGGGGTCACGCAGACACTGCCGAGCCAGTAGTTCCGGGCGATGAGCGCCTCGGCGCCGAAGTTGAGGGCGAGGCAGCACAGGACGAGCGCGGCGGGCCCGAGGTGGGCGAGCGGGACGACGGCGGCGAACACCAGCACTCCGACGACGTTGCCGACGACCCGCTGGACGCCCCGGCTCCAGGTGAGGGTGACGTTGGCCTGGTAGAGCGAGGCCGCGGTGACCAGGGCCCAGTAGGGGCGACCGACGCCGAGCGCGAGGGAGGCGTAACCGGCGAGGGCGCACCCCACGGCGGTGCGTACGGCGATCGGGGCGAGCACGGGCCACACCGGGTGGGCGGGGGCGGCGAGCTGGATCTCCACGCCGAGGAGTTCGTCGTCGTCCGGCGCCTGCGGGACCGGTGCGGTGCCGCGCAGGTCGCGGGCCCAGGTGCGGAGGCGGTCCGGGTCCGCGTCGGCCGGGGCGGCGAGGGCGACCTCGGCGCGCACGACGAGGCGTTCCAGGGCGCGCCGGGTGCCGGAACGGGCACCGGCCGACAGGAGGGTCTGCCAGGCGGCCTGGACGGCGGCGTGGGCGGTTGCGCTCGCCCGGGAGCCGGGGTTCCCGGCGTACACGGCGGCCGCGTCCAGGGCGCGGGCGGTGGCCCGCCGCTCCGGACCGTGCGGACGGAACACGCCGGGGGCCATGCCCACCAGCCAGGCCCAGGCGCCCGTCGCGAGGGCCAGGGCGAGGTGGCCGGGGACCTGGGCGAGGGTCTGCGGGGCGAACAGGGAGGCGGAACTGATGAAGGTGAGGACCACATGTCCCGGCGGGCCGATCCGGGTCGCGTCGCAGAGCGCCTTCTGCACGGCCGCCACCAGCGCGCCGACGGTGACCAGCACGACCGCGCTGCCGGTGAGCGAGGCGGCGAGCAGACCGGCCCCGAGACCGGCGACCATGCCGAGCACCACCCAGGCCAGGGCGCGGGCCCGGGCGGCGTAGGGCCGGTTGTGGGCGTAGAGGGCGCACAGGGACCCGGCCATGGTGTACATCGCCAGGTCGAGGCGGCCGAGGGCCAGCAGGGTCAGGTTGGGCGGGGCGACCGCTACGACCACGCTCAGGGCGGGCTTGAACCAGATGTCGGAGGGCCTGCCGAGGCGCAGTACGCCGGCCAGGGGGAGCCGGCGTACGCGCGGGGTGTCGCGCGGGGTGTCGGAATGGGGGGTCGCACTGCTCATGAGCCAATACGTTAGCAGGTGTTTTACCCGTAAACGATATCTGTTCCGTCACCCTGACCTGCTGTGCTCCGCCACACGCTCCCCCGCGTACACCCTTGCGCTCGATTGCGCGCCGCGTGGCCCGGGCATGGCTTGACCGACCGTCGAGCGGGGAGGTGGGCGTGCACGGACCGGCTTCGCCCGGCTGGCTGCTGGTCGCGCTGTGCGCGGCGACCGGGGCGTACTGCCTGCTGCGGATGCGCAGCACCGTCGAGGAACAGCGCCGGGCCGCGGGCGGTGAGGCGCTGATGGGCTTCGGGATGGCCGCGATGGCCGTACCGGCCGCCGTGTTCACGCCACCGGCGTGGGCCTGGCCGTTGTGCGCGGCGGTGTTCGGCGGCGCGGCGCTGCGCGCGCTGTGGGCGGCGCGCACGAGCACCCGTCATCTGCATCACCTGGTGGGGGCGGGCGCCATGGTCTACATGGCGGTCGTGATGGCGGCCTCCCCCGGACACCACGGCGGCTCGGGAGTCCCCGCGTTGACGGGCGTGCTGCTCCTCTACTTCACGGGATACGTCCTGCTGTCCGGTGCCCGCCTGATACCGGTGACCGCCGCCGGCGGCGGCACCGTCGGCTGGGGCGACCGCCCTGAACTCTCGCGCGTGTGCCGGTTGTCGATGGGCATCGCGATGGTGGCCATGCTGCTGACGCTGTGACGTGCGGGGGTGCGCGCGGGGGCGGCCGAACTCCCTTTCCGTGCCGTTGCGTTGCTCGACGGGGGTCCATGGCCGAGGGATGACAGCGCCCGCTCTTGCAGTTCAGCGCCACGACACGGAGCCGCAGCCGCCGAGCGTGCCCGTCGGCAGTCCCGTTCGGTCGGTCCGGCCCCACACCGGTCTCCCACCGACACACCCGAGCACAGCAATGGCAGGCCCTCGGTGCATACACCCCCGGCCCGCAGGGAACCCGGCAGGACCATGCCCCCCATCCCGCACAGCCGACCATGACCGCCGCCCCGGACGACGGGCGGTTCAGGCCGCGCTCCTCCCGGAATTCGCCCCGGCCCGCACCGGTCGGCGAGGATCACCGTATGCACACCCCCTCCGTCGACTCGCCGCCCCGTCCGCCGGAGCACCGGACCGCCGCCCGTGCCACCGGTGTCCTCGCGCTGTGCTCGGCGCTGCTGCTCGTCCTGGTGGTGGCCAGGTGGCACCCCCTGCTCACCGTGGACGGCGACATCGCCGACACCACCCATCGCTGGGCGGTCGACGAACCGGGGCTCACGCACGCCTTCCGCATCCTCACGGACTGGGTCTGGGACCCCTGGGCGATGCGTTTGCTGGCGGCGGTCGCGGCGGTCTGGCTGGTGTGGCGGCGCAATGCCCGCTGGATTGCCGTATGGCTGGTGGCCACATGTGCGCTGGGCACACTGGTACAGCAGGCCCTGAAGGCCGCGGTCGGCCGGAAGCGCCCCGTCTGGCCCGACCCCGTCGACACCGCGCACTTCGCGGCCTACCCGTCGGGCCACGCCCTGACGGCCACCGTCGTGTGCGGCCTCCTCCTGTGGCTCCTCCACCACTACGGCGTGGGCCGCGCCCTGTGGCGCACGGCCCTGGCACTCGCCGTGATCTCCGTCGTGGGCGTCGGCCTGACCCGCATCTGGCTGGGCGTCCACTGGCCCACCGACGTCCTCGGCGGCTGGCTCCTCGGCGCGATGCTCGTGACCCTGGCGGTGACGGTCCAGCAGCGGTACCGGCGCTGAACGACGGCCCCTAGGATCACCGTATGACTGCCGTCCTGTTCGACTTCTCGGGCACCCTCTTCCGCGTCGAGTCCACCGAGTCCTGGCTGAGGGCCGTCCTCGACGAGGCGGAACTCCCGCTGGCCGAGGCCGAGTTGACACGGACGGCGCGAGAGCTGGAGCACGTGGGGGCGTTGCCGGGCGGGACGGCGCCCCGGGTGCCGATGCCGGACGCGCTCGCCGCCGTGTGGGGGGTCCGCGACGAGAGCGCCGAGTTGCACCGGGCCGCGTACACCGGGCTCTCGCGACTCGTGACGCTGCCGGACCCCGCCCTGCACGACGCGTTGTACGACCGGCACATGCTCCCCGCCGCCTGGCGGCCGTACCCCGACGCCGCCGAGGTGCTGCGCGCGCTGCGCGAGCGCGGGGCCAAGGTGGGCGTGGTCAGCAACATCGGCTGGGACCTGCGCCCGGTCTTCCGCGCGCACGGGCTGGACCGGTACGTCGACGCGTATGTGCTGTCGTACGAACACGGCGTCCAGAAGCCGGACCCCCGGCTGTTCGAGGCGGCCTGCACGGCGCTCGCGGTGGAACCCCGGGACGTCCTGATGGTCGGCGACGACCGGCGGGCGGACGGCGGGGCGGCGGCCCTGGGGTGCGGGGTGCACTTCGTGGACCACCTGCCGGCGGCGCAGCGGCCCGACGCGCTGCGCCCGGTACTCGACCTGGTGGGCTGAGCGCCACGCCGGACGCCCCGGCCGGCCCCCTCCCCCGTGGCATAAAAGTGTCCGAAAACCGGGGGGTCACCCCGCCAAGAAGGTCGCCTGAGGACACCATCGGGGAGTATGCTCGCCCACCCTGGACGATCCCCCGCGTCGCCCAGAGCAGGCGGCAGCCCCGACCAGGCCTTTTTCGGGCCGGTCCGGACGCACTGAGTATAGTTGGCTGATAGCCAGTCAACGCAGGAGTTACAGCATGTCCCCGCGCAGCGCCTCGGTCAACGAAGAGCTGCGCCGTCGTTCCCGGGAGCGGCTCCTGCAGGCGGCCATCGAACTGGTCTCCGAGCGCGGGTACGAGGCGACGACCCTCGGCGACATCGCGGACCGCGCCGGTTCGGCACGCGGGCTGGTCTCGTACTACTTCCCCGGCAAGCGACAGCTGGTGCAGTCCGCCGTGCACCGGCTCATGCACCGCACGCTGGAGGAGGCGCTGGAGCGCGAACCGCGCACCGAGGACGGCCGGGAGCGGATGGCCCGGGCCATCGACGCGATCCTGGGCCTCGCGCGGGACCGGACCGTGCTGATGCGCCAGCACATGGCGGGCCTGCTGGACACCGACGGCTTCGTGCAGTGCCCGGAGCAGCAGCGCCTCGCCGAACTGCTGCGGGACACGATGGAACGGCACGGTTCGCAGACGGTCGAGACCGACTACCCGATGCTGCGCTCGCAGCTCATGGGCGCGGTGTACGCGATGGTCCTGCCGAACGTCCCGCTGCCGATCGCGACCCTGCGCTCCGAGCTGTTCACCCGCTACCGCCTCGACTGGGAGCAGGGCGTCCCGCCGGGCACCGAGGCACCCGACGGGACGTACGACAAAGATCTGTCGCGCTTCTTCGAGACGGGCCCGGAGGCCGCGGATCAGTCGAAGTAGTCCGGCTGCGTCTGCACGTTGAGCTCGCCGAGCCGCACCTTCCTGGCCGGATCCGTCCGCTTGTCGCTGAGCTTCAGCACGTCGAAGCCCTTGGCGATGTCGTTGGAGTAGATGTAGCCGTTGTAGTAGTACGCCGACCAGGGGCCGGCGGTCGTCAGCCGCTCGGTGGTGACCGGGCCGCGCTCGAAGTAGCCGATCTCCTTGGGCTTGGAGGAGTCGGTGAAGTCCCAGACGGAGACACCGCCCTGGTACCAGGCCTGGACCATGATGTCCCTGCCCTTGACCGGGATCAGCGAGCCGTTGTGGGCCACGCACACCTCGACGTCCGCCTGGTAGCGCGGGATCTTGAAGTAGCTGCGGAAGACGAGCTTGCGCTTGTCGCCCTTGCCGACGATGTCGTAGATGCCGTCGGCGCCGCGGTTCGGACCGATCTCCGCGTTGCAGGTGGCCGCGCCGCCGCCGCCCAGCTCGTCGGTGAAGACGACCTTGTTCGCCCTCTGGTTGAAGGTCGCCGAGTGCCAGAACGCGAAGTTCACGTTGTCCTGCACGCGGTCGATGACCTTGGGGTTCTCCGGGTCCTTGATGGAGAACAGGATGCCGTCGCCCATGCAGGCACCCGCCGCCAGGTCCTCGTCGGGGAGCACCGTGATGTCGTGGCAGCCGGTGGTCTTGGAGACGCCCGGGTTGGTGGGCGAACCGGGGTTGCCGCCGCCGTCGGGGCCCTCGCCCGGGAAGAGCACCGGGAAGCCGACCACGGCCGCCTTCTCGGGGGCGTTACGCGGCACCTTGATGACCGAGATGCCGTCGTGCGGGGGCTGGCAGTCGGGGTAGGCGGCGTTCGGGGAGTACGAGGAGACGTAGATGTAGACGTTCCTGCGCTCGGGCACCAGCGTGTGGGTGTGCGAGCCGCAGGCGGTCTCGACGGCGGCGACGTACTTCGGGTTCCGCTTGTCGCTGATGTCGAAGACCTTCATGCCCTCCCACGACGACTTCTCGGTGGCGGGCTGGGTGGTGCTGCTGCAACTGCTGTCGCTGCGCGAGGAGTCGGTGGACAGGAACAGCAGGTTGCCGGAGACGGAGATGTCGTTCTGCGAGCCCGGGCAGAGCACCTGGGCGACGGTCTTCGGGGCCTTCGGGTTGCTGATGTCGAAGATGCGGAAGCCGTCGTAGTTCCCGGAGAAGGCGTACCTGCCCTGGAAGGCCAGGTCCGAATTGGTGCCGGGCAGTGCGTCCTTGGGGACGTTGACGAGGTGCTGGATGTTGTCGGAGTGGACGATCTCGTCCTGGCCGGGTATCCCGCCGTCGGCGATCGCCGCCTTCACCTCGGCCTCGGTGCTCTTGGAGACCTCCTTGCCCGCCGTCGGACTGTCCCCGGGGTCGGGGGTCGCGACGGCGGGGCCGGCGGTCAGCAGCGCTGCCAGGAGACCCGCGGCGGCCGCGGCAACTCCCAGACGTCTGTGCCGGGTTCGGGACTCTTTCAACAGGATCACTGTTTCCTCCCTGTGCCGTTCATGTGGAACGGTGCACGCGTCACCGCAGTATCGTCTTCACCATGCACAGATCAACAGGGGGCAACGAACTCGTCATGAAAGGAACGCGGGTGACCACTGTGCTTTTCCGCCGTGCGCCGTACGCGACGGCCACCCTGGCCGTACTGGCAGCCCTGGCCCTCGGGGGCTGCGACTCCGGCGCGGACCCCAAGTCCGCCCCGGCGACCGGGCCTTCGGTGCTGGTGCCCGGCAAGCCCGGTGAGGCGAACCGCACGATGTCCGCCCAGGACGCCGAGGAACAGCGGTTGGACGACGACACCCCCAACTCCGCGGACGTCTCGTACGCGCGCATGATGATCGCGCACCACGCCCAGGCACTCGAACTGACCGAACTGGCCCCGCGGCGCGCCGAGTCGGCGAAGCTCAAGGCCCTCGCGGAGCGGATCTCGGCCGCACAGGGCCCGGAGATCGAGGCGATGCGGGCCTGGCTGAAGGAGTACGGCCAGTCCGAGAGGAGCGAGGGTCACGCGCACGCGACGATGCCCGGCATGGCGACCGACGCTCAACTGAAGAAGTTGCGCGCGGCGAAGGGGAAGGCCTTCGACGAGCTCTTCCTCACCCTGATGATCACTCACCACGAAGGGGCGATCACCATGGCGACGGAGGTGAAGGGGCAGGGCAACAACGTCCGGATCGAGGAGATGGCGGACGACGTGGTGGCGCAGCAGACGAGCGAGATCAATCGGATGCGGAACATGCTCTGAACTTGCCGTGTGACATCGTGCCTGAACTCGCTCAGTACGAGTTGTCGAGTTGGTCCGCGAGGGATCGAAGCTCGCGGGCCGGGGCTGCTGCCACTGCGCCACGCCGCTGAAGTGCGGCGCGGTGTCGGCGGGAATCTCCTACGGCAGCATCGGCGTCCACGTCCTCGACCACGGTTCGGTCAGGCACGCACGAGAGGCCCGGCGGCCGCCAGGAACGCGTCGTGGGAACGGGTCGCCGACATGGGACGCCACGACGACGATGTCGTCGGTCTCGTGGACGAGGCCGACGACATCAAGGAGTGGTCCGGCGAGCTCGGCAGTGCCGCTCTCAGCAGTGCCGCAGACCGCGCGCGCTCGGATCGGCGTCGAACGAGGACGGTGTGTTGACCCAGTCGGCCGGGACGTAGCCCCACCCGTCGTAGCCAGGAGCGGTCCAGTCACCCTTGGTGTGGTACCAGGTGGTGTTGCCGCCGCCGTGCAGTCCACCATAGGTCCAGCAGTCGAACCAGCTGAAGGTGGAGTAGAGCTGCCCCGTTATGTTCGCTTCGTGGTAGGCGCCCGAGCGCAGAATGGCGGGGGCTTGGTTCCCGCACCACAGCCGGCCGTCGCTCGCCCGGACTCCGCACTCGGCGCTGGCAGCGGCACTGGCAGAAGGGGCGGCGATCACACCGCCCGCCGTCAGGGCGAGGGCTGCCATCGAGAGGGAGAGATACTTCCTGGTCCTGGTCATCCACCTGTCCTTTTCTCATGGGTTTTCGAGTTCGACCGAAAGGTGCCGGGTGCCTGCCCGGCTCTTCCCGCAGGCCCTTCGCAGCGCCGTGATGCACTGCTCAGCACTGCGCGACGCCGGGCAGTTGGTTGTCCGGACTGCTCATGTAGATGTTGCTGACATAGCCCCCGTACTGAGGCAGATAGGCCCACCACTCGTTGGTGTAGGGCGGGACCGAGACGGTCTCCCCTCGCGTCTGGCAGCCGACCAGCACCTCGACCCCGGCGGGGAGCTGGAGGAGCGGGTCGCGCGTGGTGTCGGGCTCGGGGCGGACGTTGACACCGGAGCTCCAGGTGCCGAACCACGTGCCCGCCGGTCGTACGCCACCGGGAACGTTCAGCGAACGGGTCAGCCTGCCCAGGTCGGTGTACGCCTTGCCGTACGAG
This genomic window contains:
- a CDS encoding glyoxalase superfamily protein; the protein is MVHVLSGRVLLRPTDPERSRVFYGDQLGLAVYREFGTGPERGTVYFLGGGFLELSGRSDAPPAADVRLWLQVADVTAAHEELRAKGVDIVRPPVREPWGLVEMWVADPDGTPIVLVEVPADHPIRYRPGI
- a CDS encoding diacylglycerol kinase family protein; translation: MSVDLDAPAWRRQRWAARTSLSAAALAVLLPLAHGGLGGVLLLAAGLAGAAVTAAALWWTLTRRGPERWLAAGLAVVVPVLVLVLFVVTLGWVLLLSPVLWSVAVWSGRYALRSTGTRPKRMKEHRARSVRRPVLIMNPRSGGGKVEQFRLREKAERLGARVVLLDPQQHQDVTALARAAVAEGADLLGVAGGDGTQALVAAVAAEHDLPFLVISAGTRNHFAMDLGLDRTDPATCLDALTDGVELRVDLGFVADRPFVNNASFGAYAAVVQSPAYRDDKIGTTLELLPDLLTRQRGPHLTARIEATTIDGPQAVLVSNNAYRTGDPVGLGRRERLDSGLLGILGVRVDSAAEAAALLLDPDPEGLAVLSAREVVVDADRPEIEVGVDGEALVLPTPVHCRIAPGALRVRVPRKRPGVPAAHPRLNWRRLRKLAAPARRG
- a CDS encoding cellulosome protein, with product MDAVAAEGPAREKLTIDLGTETGPFHGGASGTLYGLYGDGVPSRVVVEGMYPRTVTTKAQDGIQHPGGDALEILPPFVAAGGKDVYVYLPDFYRGFPYEWPGATGAERLAGHLDVIRRQVELVQTLGELKSHVVYVPFNEPEGNMFGEGKWSYDGVDWRTGPGPYFAAWEAAHRLIKGLDPDARVAGPNTCALYPEVRDFLEFAKAHDVLPDIVTWHELSSPAEVRTDIAKYREMERALGIGPLPVNINEYAHNYHVSVPGQMIQWIAAIEEWKVDADLAYWNIAGNLNDSAVEANKANGQWWLYNAYGQLTGNTVRVLAPHPDVQYTLQGVATLDREKRQARALFGGAGGTADIEFDGVCAEVFGTVVHARAVEIPWTGQVGSSAPPLRLRDEELPVRDGKVTLTLAGLDAMSAYQVILSPGGNGAAALPPAVRWSRTYEAEDAAYTGGGYSKNGPEGSPSAVDRFATSGGYHVGGLRTGSDGVLAFDVEVPRDGTYDLMVFAGSHNLADLVREQGPTNVFLRVDGEDPRELRLPLGYKRAVWGHTDTRVELTAGRHRVTLAARDPDLGVTQGDAAVDKLDVVLREEDETALYDAEFAHLGGGARVSHAHRGASGPGVAVLPRGGTVTFWAYADDDGEASVTVDVLGPGEGVVSVNGEEVGRVERGAVPLFLAGGVNKVTVTGTSDRLIVDRLRIAPSRGLLPSTAYAAEEGVLTGAARVSGHPYATGGKAVDGVGAGPANALTLTVTADRAGRHALTIRYSNGEQPPSTHYNPDPVCRHADVRVNGGPARRVLFPTTFHFNNFWNLSVPVTLRPGLNTVTFTADELPDFAGDTTNAYGRRSAHAPVIDQVTVTPLAPTEADAR
- a CDS encoding MarR family transcriptional regulator, which produces MTAPNGRPADPTRHDTVAAVVRQWQTVHPGLDTGPMEIIGRVNRCAALLQQAEDAPLRRAGLSRPEFDLLGALRRTGHELTPGDLARETFSSGAAVTKRLKQLTERGLVERRGDTRDRRVAHVRLTEAGRELVDGILPEQLAYETAVLSVLTPEARDELAARLGELLGRLEGSLGVLRA
- a CDS encoding FUSC family protein, which encodes MSSATPHSDTPRDTPRVRRLPLAGVLRLGRPSDIWFKPALSVVVAVAPPNLTLLALGRLDLAMYTMAGSLCALYAHNRPYAARARALAWVVLGMVAGLGAGLLAASLTGSAVVLVTVGALVAAVQKALCDATRIGPPGHVVLTFISSASLFAPQTLAQVPGHLALALATGAWAWLVGMAPGVFRPHGPERRATARALDAAAVYAGNPGSRASATAHAAVQAAWQTLLSAGARSGTRRALERLVVRAEVALAAPADADPDRLRTWARDLRGTAPVPQAPDDDELLGVEIQLAAPAHPVWPVLAPIAVRTAVGCALAGYASLALGVGRPYWALVTAASLYQANVTLTWSRGVQRVVGNVVGVLVFAAVVPLAHLGPAALVLCCLALNFGAEALIARNYWLGSVCVTPMALLITEFAGHQEPGRLITERVLDTLVGALVGFAAAVAVTNRRAGDRVEQSLAAVERAREHTARLLSEPHPAPGALDSARRALATALVDLRACVEAASGEWWQRALPQERVVRTEQAAHRTLAATIRYHRAEDERP